The genomic stretch GGTTCGACGGCTCCGCGGCACGGCTCAGAGCTGAACCCATGCACGGAGAGGCCCGACCCCAAAAATTTCCCCCCCCAAGGATGAACCTGACCCCCCCCCAAAGCGTGAAATGGGGTGGGAGGTACCTGGAACTCCAGCATGGATTTGCCCTTGTTGGACTCCAGCATGAAGCGGAAGGCGCCGATCCCGGTGTTGGGGTTGTCAGCCTCCTCCCGGTTGCCCTGCGGGGGAAATTTTGGcacgggggctgctccccaaacccccccccaaCATCCCCTTCCCTCGATAAAAACACCCAGAGGAGCACAAGACCACATGGAGGGGgcaaaagaattaaaaccttATAAACCCAGGACCCCAAACAGAACCGGGGGGCTCccagctgcaagaaaaaaatgggtttaagttgcaccaggggagttttagggtGGATGTGAGGAAGAATTAGGATTATTTggactattattattatattatatataattaataaatatattattattatatttggattatattattattatctaattaatatatatattattgttgttgttattacaTTATTTGGATTATTATATTTGGATTATTTGGATTATTATCTGGAATTAGGAATTTTAGGATTTCTgtaccaaaagggttgtgaggcattggggtgggctgcccagggaagtggtggagcccccatccctggaagtctttaaaagacattttgatgTAGAGTTtggggatatggtttagtggggactgttagtgtcaggtcagaggttggactcgatgatcctgaggcctcttccaacctagaaattctgggATTTTGGGATTCTGGGAAAAGGGGAAGCTTCCCAGCACCGTTTGGGGgttccctccccaccccgagGCTCACGTTGAAGGAGGCCAGCGCCTCGGAGACGCTCTTCTCGATGAACTCGTCGGTGATGCGGCGCGAGGGGTGCTCGTTGAACACCGAGTTCATCAGCGCGATCTTGGCAGCGCTCCTCCGGGCCTCAGCTTTGGTGGGGCAGAactgggggggggagagaaaaaacgGGGTTAAAACCCCAGGGATCCTCCTGCTGTCgctgtttgggttttttttttggagactTCAAACCAGACTTGCCCAGAAAGGGGCCGCACACCAAGCGCTGCGATGTTTCCTTCATTGTTTTGGGGTCTTTTAAAGAGATTTAGGGTCAAACCCGAAGCTTTTCAAGGAATTATTACTCCACCAAGTCGCCCAAGCTCCACCCTATAAACGcatccccctgcccagccccgtgAAGGACGACTGAATATCAAAATTAATCTAAAAGTTgtcattatttgttttttccccccaaaacaccaCGTTGTACAGCTCAGCGCTGCACAGCTCCGAGCCCATCACGTGCAGGGAACGCGGCGCAGCACATAAAGCGCCGTTTCCAGGCAAATTTCCCCCAAAAACCCTACCTGGAAGCTGCCGAAGCAGCTGCCCCCCGGCAGCGTGACGTAGCAGACGTagggggggctgctggagggcaCCATCTCGTACACCACCAGCGCCCCGTTCCTCAGCTCGGCCCCCCGCGACTGCTTCATCTGCCAGAACTCCTGCAGGGCCTCCACCACGTTCACTGCGGGGGCACCAACGGGGtcagggagggggaaagaggtaaaaaaaaggGGTTAAAAACCTCAGCATGTGCGAATAATTCACCTCGAGCTCCTTCCTTCATCAATAatttggcaggggggtggagAAATCCCCCCCAGAACGCCCCCTCTGAGCCTTTTTCACCTCAGCAGGCGTTCCCAAGCTGcgttttggggtgttttgtgggtttttttttggttaagcACGCCAAAATATGTGAATTTCAACTGAAAACTGCCCAAAAGCCTTGGGGATAATACCAAGGGATGAGCAGGAGCCCCACGCAGTCCGGTCCCCGTCCCACTGAGGGGCACAAAAATCCCCCTCAGGGGGATTCGGAGACCAAACCCCATCCAGGGACAGGTTTGGAGCCCACAGTGACCAAAACGGGCGGTTTTCAACCCAATATTTCAGCCCCCTCCTCTCGTTAACTCCCTGTCCTGGTGCCAAAGCGATGCCGGGGGCAGAATTTGGTCCCGTGCTGCCCCCACAGCCTGCGGGTGAGccccaaaaagcccccaaatccccccaaaaatggggagggaagggggaaatgGGGTCAGGTATTGAGGGGGGGGATCCCAAGGACCCCTCAAAGACCCCATGGTAGGGGAAAAAGGGAATGGGGGGGGTAAAATAGAGGGGGGGCTTCTCAGAGATGCTGTGGGGATGGAAAATAAGGGGGGGGTCCGAAGACCCTCCGCATGAGGGGAAAATATGGGGAGGGCGTCTCAGGGACTGTTTGGAGGGGCAAAAATTGGGGAGTTGGGGGGTAAAAAATGGGGGGAGGGTCCCAAAGACCCCTGGGGGGGGTCTaaaaatttggggggggggcataAAGAGCTTGAGGGGGCAGAAAatggggggtgaggggggaaaaataaaaggggggctTCTCAgggacccccggggggggcAAAACTGGGGAGTGAGGGGCaaaaaacggggggggggggcttccCAAAGACCCCGGGGGGGCagaaagggggtggggggcttCTGAGGGACCCCCGGGGGGGCAAAAACCGGGGAGTGAGGGGCAAAAAAACGAGGGGGGGGGCTTCCCAAagacccccgggggggggcttcTCCCACTCACCGCGGCCGTAGCCCTGCGTGTGCTTGGCGAAGCTCCGCACCACCGCCTCCACCGCCTCCCTCAGCACGGCGGGCGGCCCGgcaccgggctggggggggggctgcgacAACGCGGcggggccctgcagccccaaagaagggggcagaggagggggaggaggcggaggaggcCCCGCCGAGGCTCCGGCGAGCCCGGCCCGCAGGGAGCGGAGCGTCCCCACCCCCGGCTGCAGCCGCTGCGCCCGCACCGACTCCATGGCGGCCGCGGCcgcctccttcttctcctcacGGGGCCCCCGCCGAGCCGCCGCTGTCACTCAGCGCCGCGGCGGCCAATAGGGGAGCGGATCGCCTCAGGGAGGGGGCGGGAGGATGAAAGGGCGGGCGGCCAATGGGGGAGAGGATCGCCTCAGGGAGGGGGCGGGAGGAAGGCATCGGGCGGCCaatggggagggagaggaggagggagggggaaggtgggGCAAAATGGGGTGGGGCAATCAGGGAGAGCCAATCAGGGGAGTGATGGAGGGGTTCGCCAATCACAGGTGAGGGAGGATGGGGGAGAGGACCAATCGCAGCGCAGGGAGGGGGGTGAGCGATGGGGAGGGAGCGAATCAGACGCGGAGCGCCGAGGAGGGGGCGGGGACTCAACCCTAACAACCTGACGGAGCAGGGGGAAAGGGGGCGGGGCAGCGAGAAATCGACCAATGGCCGCGCTTtacggcggggcgggggcggggcccgCCACAACGGCCCAAtcacagcttctgttttcacccgggaggggggggcgggACCTGGGCGGCGATCAACCAATAGGGGGCGGACCCTTTTTGTCCCTCGGCGGCTCCCGTCGCCTTCCCGGAAGTggtggaggcggcggcggcggggcccggccaTGGAGCCCTGGGTGCGCTTCAGCGCCCAGAGCCAGGCCCGGGAGCGGCTCCTCAGGTGCGGGGCCCTCGGGgagggggcgtggggggggTCCGGGACCCCTCGGCTCAGCCCCGGGGGCTCCTCGCGGTGGTCCCGGGGCCCCTCAGGGTGGTCCCAAGACCCCTGAGCCCAGCCCCGGGCTCCTGGTGCTGGTCCCGGGCCCCCTCTCGGTGGTTCTGGGCCCCCCGGCGCTGGCTCTGAGGCGGTTCCGGGCTCCCGATGCCAGCTCCGGGCCCTTTGTGGTGGTCCCGGGCTCCTGACACCGGTCCTGGGTCACTTTTTGGTGGTCCTGGGGCCTCTCACGGTGGTCCTGGGCTCCTGATGCCAGCCCTGAGCCCCCTTTTGGTGGTCTTTGGGCTCCTGACACTGGTCCTGAGACCCCTGACGCCAGCCCAGGGCCCCTCACGGTGGTCCCCGGGCACTTCTTGGTGGTCCCGAGACCCTGACACCAGCCTAGGGCCCCTCTCGGTGGTCCCTGGGCCCCTCATGGTGGTCCCAAGACCCCTGACACCAGCCCAGGGCCCCTCTTGGTGGTCCCGGGACCCCTGACGCCAGCCCAGGGCCCCTCTTTGTGGTCCTTTTCCCCTTGACACCAGCCCAGGGCCCCTCTCAGTGGTCCCAGAGCCCCTCATGGTAGTCCCGAGACCCCTGACACCACCCCAGAGCCCCTCTCGGTGGTCCCGGGACCCCAGACACAGTTCCCAGCCCCCCTCTAagtgctcccagcccccccTGACCCCCTCATCTCTTTCAGGGCGGCTCAATACGGCTGCGCCCTGGCCGGGGCAGCGCTGCGGAGGAACGGGGCGAGCGCCGAGGTGCTGGCCCGGGTACGGCAGCTGGAAGCACACCTCAGCCTGGGCCGTAAACGTGAgtttgggggggggctccggggctcGATGGCTTGGGCTCCTTGCCCCTCGTGGCCCCCTTTTCCTTTAACCCCTGGGGGTGGGCTCCGTCCCGCAGTGCTGCGCCTGGGCGGCTCGGCCGAGGCGCTGGAGGCGGCCAAGCGAGCCATCCACCTGTCGGACGCCGTGCTGCGCTTCTGCCTCACCCTCAGCCACCTCAACAGGGCCCTCTACCTGGCCTGCGACAACGTCCTCTGGGCCGGCAAGGCGGGCTTGGCCCCCGCCGTGGATCAGGAGAAGTGGAGCCAGAGGTCCTTCAGGTGAGGggcgagggctgggggctgcccgcCCGCCTCCCCGCGGCCTCCCCGGGGGCTGGGAAGGGATTTGAGCCCTCCCTTAGAGCCCCGGGCGAGGGTTTCTCCACATTTCATCCTCCTCTGTGAGGATTTCTCCCGATTCAATCCCTCCCCGTGGGGATTTCTCCCCATTTCACCCCTTCCCACAGGGATTTCTCcccattttctgcttctctgcaagGATTTCTTTCAATTCGATCCCTCCCTGCGGGGATTCCTCCCCCTTTTGTCCCTCTCTTCAAGGATTTCTTCCCATTTCATCTCTCCCTACGAGGATTTCTCCCAATTCAATCTCTCCCCATAAGGGTTTCACCCCGTTTCGCCCCTCCCCGTGGGGATTTCTCCCCATTTCGCCCCTCCCTGCAAGGATTCCTCCCCACTTCATCCCTCCCCACGAGTATTCCTTCCCATTTCACTCCTCCCCACAAGGATTTCTCCCCATTTCATCCCTCCCTGCGGGGATTTCTCCCCGTTTTGCCCCTCCCCACGAGGATTTCTCCCCATTTCATCCCTTCCTGTGAGTATTTCTCCGGATTCAATCCCTCTCCATGGGGATTCCTCCCCATTTCATCCCTCCCTTCAAGGATTTCTCCCCATTTCATCCCTCCCTACGAGGATTTCTCCCGATTCAATCTCTCCCCACAAGGCTTTCTCCCCGTTTCACCCCTCCCTGCGAGGATTCCTCCCCCCTCTGCCCCTCACTAACAGCCGGGACCAGGACCTGGGCGGCACCAgccccctcccaccctcccGCCGGGCGTTTTCACCacttcctccccctctccacGAACCCACGGCCGAGGactcctctctctctgctcccccctctccccgcagGTACTATCTCTTCGCCCTGCTCGTCAACCTGAGCCGGGACGCCTACGAGCTGCGGGTGCTGATGGAACGTGAGGCCAACGGGAAGAGGCTGAAAGGCACcgaggggaggcagcagcagcagcagcggcaccGCGCCGAGGCcgggctccagcagctggggctgaggctCCAGCTGGAGCTGCGGCTGCTGCTCCGCGTCCTCCGCAGCAACCCCCCGCTGCTGCTGGATTTGCTGAAGAACGCCTGCGACCTCTTCATCCCCCTGGACAAGCTGGGGCTCTACCGGAGCAGCCCGGCCTTCGTGGGGCTGTGCGGCCTCGCCTCCTCCGTCCTCTCCATCCTCACCATCCTGCACCCCTGGCTCAAGCTGAAGCCGTAGCCGCGTTCGGGGGCCTTGCCGTTGAGGCTCCCCGGCTGGAAACCAGCTTGGGCACAGATTTGGGGACGTtttggggggtgctggggcacgGCACAAAGCTGCTGTCGGGCCTGGGTGTACGTTCACCGAGGGGCAGAGCAGCTCGGGGTGGGCTGAAGGAGCTCACGCGGCGCCCGagcccctggggagctgctgctgctgccccccccctgctccccaaagGATTTTGGCTCCTCCTTGTCCACAGCAGAGCTCTCCGGGCTGCTCTGGGGGGGTTCAacgcctcccctcccctcttcagGGGGCTCCCCGGGGTCTCTTTTGTTGGAACCACCACCAGGGAACCgtttgctgctgccctggggggtTTTCTCCAGACTTTGGGGGGGTGAAACCTGGGGGTGGGGtggtcccggtgccccccccggggcccgTTTTGACAGCGGATTTTCCTTTTAAGCAGCCTCGGCCCTAAAGGGCGCTCAGGGGGGGGAGTCGGAAGGACTCGGGCTGCGGAGCCGGGGTGAGTGCGGGGTGCTGGAGGCGGATCCGAGGTGAGCCCACGgcgggaccccccccaaaaaaaaaaaaaatagaggagatttcctctcctgctcctttccCGCAGCCCCAGCGGGGGAAGAAGCGGCTGCAGCGAGGAGATCTCCGCcctgggggggtccctggggtgcTCCTGGCTTTTAGGAACACTTTTATTGTAGTGAAATGCACCTGGCACCCgctttgcttttcctggggGGGGCTTCAGGAGCTCGGgacagagctgggggggggctgcggctgTGTCAGGGGagtccccccccagcccggctttgtggggagggaagaaaaacgCCGTCTGACCCCACAAATCCACCCCTGCAAGAAGCTGGGGGGGCGATTTCTGAGGGTGGGGGCGCCGGGCTCgcagctgggggggctgcaaaCCGagcacgccccccccccccctcggaTTTTTTGGGCTCCTGGCTGAGATTTTGGGTCCGGTTCCGAGGCTTCGACCCCTCGCTGGAGGAAGAGAGCGAAACAATcgtggggctggaaggggcccagcaccctcctgcccccccccaggagcGACGTTTCCACCTGCAGAGGTTTGGAAGGAGCAGGGGGGGGGCGTGCaggacccccccctccccgctgcctgcatcgtgccccccccccaggtccctttgTGGAGCTGCTCATTAAACCCAGCTGCCGAGCCCCGTCGGgttctgggattttttttatcttattttttatttttttggctgcttttcGGCTCCGTTCTGCTTTCGGACGAGTTTTGCGAGCGCTCAGCTCGGCGTGGGGGGGTCACGGCTGTGCCCCCACCCTCACAGAAAGGTTTTGGGATGGGTTCTCCCCACACCGAGCCCCCCGTCCCCGTGGGTTTTGGGAtgctggggggcacgggggggtcCTCAAcccctgggggggggtcctcaacccctggggggggtcccaagGTGGAGGGGATTGGGGTcacctctgccccccccccagcaaggtgcaggctgggggggcactgggaggagtggggagggtgcagggggtgcaggtggctgctgggggggggcaccacGGTGCtgtcagcccccccccccggggctgttTTGGGGGAATTTTCCCAGATTTGGGGCTTGGGTAAAGGGTGAACGTCCCcaggaggggcgggggggggggggggttaaaaagaggaagaaaatcccaATTGTGCAACGGGAGGTCCCGTGTGTCCTGGGGGGGGTGaaaagggtggggggggggcagaaaaCAGCTCGTGTGAGCGGGGCCGGGGTTAAC from Aythya fuligula isolate bAytFul2 chromosome 28, bAytFul2.pri, whole genome shotgun sequence encodes the following:
- the LIX1L gene encoding LIX1-like protein; this translates as MESVRAQRLQPGVGTLRSLRAGLAGASAGPPPPPPPPLPPSLGLQGPAALSQPPPQPGAGPPAVLREAVEAVVRSFAKHTQGYGRVNVVEALQEFWQMKQSRGAELRNGALVVYEMVPSSSPPYVCYVTLPGGSCFGSFQFCPTKAEARRSAAKIALMNSVFNEHPSRRITDEFIEKSVSEALASFNGNREEADNPNTGIGAFRFMLESNKGKSMLEFQELMTVFQLLHWNGSLKAMRERQCSRQEVLAHYSHRALDDDIRNQMATDWVNREQGNPGALSRELAATERELEEARLAGKELRFHKEKKDILMLAAGQLGGAHPPGC
- the PEX11B gene encoding peroxisomal membrane protein 11B; this encodes MEPWVRFSAQSQARERLLRAAQYGCALAGAALRRNGASAEVLARVRQLEAHLSLGRKLLRLGGSAEALEAAKRAIHLSDAVLRFCLTLSHLNRALYLACDNVLWAGKAGLAPAVDQEKWSQRSFRYYLFALLVNLSRDAYELRVLMEREANGKRLKGTEGRQQQQQRHRAEAGLQQLGLRLQLELRLLLRVLRSNPPLLLDLLKNACDLFIPLDKLGLYRSSPAFVGLCGLASSVLSILTILHPWLKLKP